The sequence below is a genomic window from Actinomycetes bacterium.
CGCGAGCAGCACCTGGGCGAGCGCGGGCGGGGCGAGGATCAGGAAGACGAGCTCGCCGATGCGGCCCTGGGCGAGCGCGCCGATCGCAAGCGGCGAGCTGGCGTAGAGCAGGCCGGCCACCGCCCGGGCGGGCAGCTCGGCCACGAGCACCCGCAGCGCCCGCGTGCAGCTCGCCGCGGCCAGCGGCAGCGCGAGCCACAGCAGCAGCTTCTCTGCCAGCAGGGCCTTGCCGAGGGTGAGGGTCGACAAGACGCCGAGCAGGGCGAGGGAGGGCGAGGCCGGATCAGTCGAGCCGAGGCCGCCCGAGTGGAACACCGACCGGTACTCGGCGAACAGCGACTGGGCGGTGGACGGCCACAGGGCGAGGGAGCCGCCGCCGATGCCGGGGGCGATCAGCAGCGAGCGCAGCGACACGGCCATGAGCACGGCGAACGCGGCGACCATGAAGCCGACCGGGTGGCGGGCGAGGACCCGGCCGACGGAGGCGCCGAGGTTGGGCGTGTCCTCCTCTTCCTTGAACGTCGGCTGGGCGACGTGCTCGCCGACCTCCCCGTAGAGCAGGTCGAGCCAGCCGCGCAGCAGCGACCGCAGGCGCTGGCCGCCGGGTGCCTGCAGGCCGGCCAGCAGCTTGTCGTCGACCTTGCGCCTGCCCTGGATGCGCCGCCGGTGGACCAGGGTGATCGGCAGCTCCTTGACGTTCCACCCCCACGCCCACAGCACCTGGGCGGCGTCACCGGGCCGCCCTGTCAGGGCCAGCCCGGCCACCCGGACCAGCGCGCCCACGAAGGCGAGCAGCAGCACCAGCGGGAGCCGCCGGAGCCTGGTCGCCTTCAGCAGCGCCATCGTGGTGTGCCGCTCGGTCAGGTAGCGCGGCAGCGACACGGCCCTGGTGCGGCGGCTGCGGGAGGCGGCGGCGGCGAAGTGGCGGACCCGCGCCGCGGGCACCACCAGCACGCGCCCGCCGACCAGGTGGGTCCGCCAGCACAGGTCGAGGTCGTCGCCGAACGCCGAGATGCGCTCGTCGAAGCCGCCGGCGGCCATGAGGGCGCTGCGGCGCACCAGCATCCCCGCGGTCGACACGAAGAACACGTCGCGGACCTGGTCGTGCTGCCCCTGGTCGATCTCGTCGTCCTCGATGGGCGAGACCCCCCGGCCGGTGCGGTCGATGGACCAGCCGATCTCCGACAGCCGGCGCGGGTCGTTCCACGACACGAGCTTGGGGCCGAGGATGCTCGCGCTCGGCCTCGACTCGGCCTCGGCCAGCAGCTGCTCGAGCGCGTCGGGCTCGGGCGCGGAGTCGTCGTGGAGCAGCCACAGCCAGTCCATCCCGGCCGCACGCTCGTCGCGCAGCACCGACATCACGGCCCGGCCGAACTGGCCGCGCACGGCCAGGACGGCGTCGTTGCCCAGCCGCGCCCGGGCCCAGTCGGCGCTGCCGTCGGTCGAGCCGGTGTCGACGATGACCACGTCGTCGATGGGCCGGGTCTGGGCGGCCAAGCCACGGAAGGTGTCCCGCAGGAACGGCCGCCCGTCGTGGACGACGACCGCTGCCAGGACCCTTGGTCGACTCACTGCCACTGCCCGACTCCTCGACGCGGAGGTTCAGCCGCGTATTTTGACACCATGCGAAACGCCCGCGGGCGAGCTTGATTCCCACGGGCGGCGGCGCATGCTAGCACGCCGGAAGGCCGCCGCAGCCGGGCTTCGAGGGCCTGGCCAGGCCCGGCCGCGGCGGCCTTCCGGCACGGCGAGGCGCCGCCACGCCCGGGTCTGCGCGCTGGCGGGGATTCGGCTGGGGCGCCCGTTCCGGCGCTCCGACCGGCACGGTTGCCGCAGGGACGCGTCATGGAGGCCGCTCGGGGCGTGGCGCGCCCGCCCGGCGCCCGCCTCGGCGCGCTCGGGCTCCCGGGCGGGGCCGTCACCGCCAGGGCAGCCGTGCGCGGCCCGGATGCCGGCAAGCGTGCGGGCGTCGAGGTACGCAGAAGTGCGGAGGAGACAAGCCGAGAAGTGCCTATGACGCGAGCCGCTTGAGCCGGCGCCGCTCGCGCTCGCTCATGCCGCCCCAGATGCCGAACCGCTCGTCGTTGGCCAGCGCGTACTGCAGGCACTGGGTCTGGACCGTGCAGGTGGCGCAGATGCGCTTGGCCTCCCGGGTCGACCCGCCCTTCTCGGGGAAGAAGCAGTCGGCGTCCTTGTCGAGGCAGGCAGCACGCTCGTACCAGGGCTGGATCTCAACTGGAAGGAGTGGGCTCATCGCTGCCTCCTGATCGATGCACGGCGGCCAGTTCGGGGCGCGGGCACCCGTCGCGGAACTCCATGGCCGTAATTACATCGGTGACATTCTCTGGTAGCTTGAGAGGCAAAATCAAGAAGTTTGGTATTTCTTCGCCGCCAATCCGTGACCCGCGAGAGCCCCGTCGGACTCGTCCTCTTCCAGGCCAATCGGATAGCCTCTACGCCGCCGAACCGCGGGAGGCCGAGGCGCATTGGTGTTCAGTATCAGACCGGCACAGGGCTCACAGGGCGCGAAGGGGGCGCAGGACGCCTCCCAGCAGGCCGTGGCCGGTGTCGAGCTGACCGCGGCCGACCTGGTCGCGGCCAGGCGCCGCAACCCAGACGCCGTCGCGCGCATCTACCGCGCCTACGCGCCCGGGCTGTACCGCTTCTTCGTGGCCGCGCTGGGCGACAAGCACGCCGCCGAGGACCTGACCGGCAACGTCTTCGCCGACGCCATCAAGGACCTGCCCGGCTTCAACGGCCCGGTCGAGGCGCTGGGCGGCTGGCTGTTCCGCATCGCCCGCCACGACCTGTACGACCACCGGCGCCGCGAGGCCAGGGCCCGCACCGAGAACCTCGACGACGTGCGCGACGAGGCGGCCATGGCGGCCGGCGCGCCCGACCCCGAGGAGCTGGCCGTGCAGCGCCTCGAGGGCAGCCGGGTCATGGCCGCGCTCAACGAGCTCTCCCACGACCAGCGCGAGGTGCTGCTGCTGCGCATCGCGGCCGGCCTGACCGCCCCGGAGGTGGCCGCCACCCTGGGCAAGACCACCGGCGCGGTCAAGGCGCTGCAGCACCGCGGGCTGGCCAGCCTCGCCCGGCTGCTGGACTTAGGTAGCGACCGTAGATCTGACGAGGTCAGCGAGGACCCGTATCCATCGGAACCCCCTGGTCGCCTTCCTAGGCGGGAGGAGGGGTGACGATGGGCCGGTCCTGGGACCTCGACGACGAGCTCGACGCGCTGCTCGACGCGTCCCCGGAGGGGTCGCGGACTGGGCGCTGCGGGGAGCTCGCACCACTGGTCGAGGTCGCTGCGGCGCTCCGGGCCGAGCTGTCCGCCGTGCAGATCGACCCTGGCGCCGCCCGCCAGCACCTGAGCCGCGTGACCGGCGCCCCGAGGTTCGCGCCGGCCGGGTCCTCCTCGGCCGGGTCCTCCCTCAGCGGGCCCTCCCATAGCGGGTCCTCCCCGGCCGGATCATCCCTGAACGGGTCGGGCCGGCGGATCGGCACCGAGATCCCGGCCCAGCCGGTGCCCCTGCCGGTCGGGCGGCCCCGCTCCCGGCTTCGCCGCCGCGTGACCATGGTCGCCCTGGCCGCCGCGCTGGCGCTGGTCCCGGCGACGATGGTGTCGGCCAGCTCGCTGCCTGGTCACCCGCTCTACCCGCTGAAACGCTCGGTCGAGCAGGTCCGCCTGGCCGCGCTCGTCTGGTCGCCCGCTGGCAGCGCGCGGGAGCACCTGCGCATCGCCGACGTCCGCGCCGCCGAGCTGGCCGGCCTGGTCCGGCGCAAGGCGGTCGGCCGGGTCCCCGACGCGATCACCGCTCTCCAGAACGCGGTCGACGCCGCCGGCAAGGCCGTGGACGAAGCCTCCCTGCGGGAGGGGGACTCCGGCCGGGGGGTCGCGCTCAGGCAGGACCTCGCCGAGGTGACCAACGACCAGATCGTCCAGCTCGCCTCCGTCTCCCGGGAGATCCCGACCACCTCCCCAGCGGCCCAGCAGGCGATCGAGGCCGCCAAGGAGGCCCTGGTGAGCGCCAAGCTGAGGCAGGAGCAGCAGGGTGGCGCGTCCGGCCAGGTCACCCCGGCCACGACGAGTGCACCGCCCACCAGCTCGACCAGTGGCGCGCTGCTGCCCGCGCTGGTCACCGGCATCACCACCACCACGGTCGCCGCCGGCGCCGCGCAGGTGGCGTCGAGCACCACCGTGGGAGCGAGGGAGGCGTCCGCGAGCAACTGCGGGGAGCGCCCGGCAACGCCCGCCAAGCGCCGGCAGTGGGCCAAGTGCCTGCTCGCCGCCGGGCAGCCGGTCGACCCCGAGGATCTCGCCGCGGCGCCCGAGGACGCCGAGGCCAGGTAGCCCAGCCTCGGCCCTGGGCACCGAGCCCAGCCTCGGCCCTGGGCACGGGCGGGTTCGGCCCCGGGCGCCGAGCCCAGCCTCGGCCCTGGACACCGACGGGTTCGGCCCCGGCTACCAGCCTCGAGCCGTCCAGCATCGGGCTCGCCGGCTCGGACCGCGTGCCAGCGCGTATCCTTGGGCCGCCCCGTCCAGCTCTCCTGCGAGGAACGCCCATGCTCGTCGCGCTCGCGGGCGGCGTCGGCGCCGCCAGGTTCCTGCGCGGCCTGGTCCGGAGCCACCCTCCCGAGGCGATCACCGTCGTCGGCAACACCGGCGACGACCTGCGTCTGCACGGGCTCGCCGTCTCCCCCGACCTCGACTCGGTCATGTACACGCTGGCCGGCCTGTCCGACGACGAGCGGGGCTGGGGCCTGGCCGGCGAGACCTGGCAGGTGCACGACGCACTTGTCCGTCTGGGCGAGCCCGGCTGGTTCTCCCTGGGCGACGCCGACATCGCGACCCACCTGCTCCGCACCCGCCTGCTCGCCGAGGGGGCCTCGCTCAGCCAGGTCACCCTCGAGCTGTGCCGCCGGCTCGGCGTACCCGTGCGCCTGGTCCCTATGAGCGACGACCGGGTCGAGACCCGGGTCGAGGTCGAGGGCCCCGACGGTCCAGAGGACCTCGGCTTCCAGGAGTACTGGGTCGCCCGCCAGGCGGCCGACCCGGTGCGCCGGGTCCGCTTCTCAGGCGTTGAGCATGCCCGGCCCGCGCCCGGGGTGCTCGACGCGGTCGCGGCCGCCGACGGCATCGTGGTCTGCCCGTCCAACCCGGTCGTGTCGGTCGCCCCGATCCTTGCCGTGCCAGGCCTCCTCGAGGCGGTCCAGGCCGCCCCCTGCCGGAAGGTCGCGGTCAGCCCGATCGTCGGGGGGGCGCCGGTCCGCGGCATGGCCGACAAGCTGCTGCCAGCCTGGGGCGTGGAGGTGTCGGCCCGGGGCGTCGCCGGCCTCTACGCCGACCTGGCCGACGCCTTCGTGCTCGACCAGGTCGACGCCGAGCAGGCGGCGGACGTCACCGCCCTCGGCCTCCAGGCCGCCGTCGCCCAGACCGTCATGCACACCCCCGACGACGCCGCCGCCCTGGCCAAGACGGCCCTGAGCCTGCTGTGACCGGCGACGGCGGCACCACCCGGCTGCCCGCCGGCGGCGCGGTCGCGGGCCGGCCGCCCCGGGCGGACCCTTCCGCCCCGGGCCGGGCGCCTGGGGCGGACCCT
It includes:
- a CDS encoding WhiB family transcriptional regulator gives rise to the protein MSPLLPVEIQPWYERAACLDKDADCFFPEKGGSTREAKRICATCTVQTQCLQYALANDERFGIWGGMSERERRRLKRLAS
- a CDS encoding sigma-70 family RNA polymerase sigma factor, which translates into the protein MFSIRPAQGSQGAKGAQDASQQAVAGVELTAADLVAARRRNPDAVARIYRAYAPGLYRFFVAALGDKHAAEDLTGNVFADAIKDLPGFNGPVEALGGWLFRIARHDLYDHRRREARARTENLDDVRDEAAMAAGAPDPEELAVQRLEGSRVMAALNELSHDQREVLLLRIAAGLTAPEVAATLGKTTGAVKALQHRGLASLARLLDLGSDRRSDEVSEDPYPSEPPGRLPRREEG
- a CDS encoding DUF5667 domain-containing protein — protein: MGRSWDLDDELDALLDASPEGSRTGRCGELAPLVEVAAALRAELSAVQIDPGAARQHLSRVTGAPRFAPAGSSSAGSSLSGPSHSGSSPAGSSLNGSGRRIGTEIPAQPVPLPVGRPRSRLRRRVTMVALAAALALVPATMVSASSLPGHPLYPLKRSVEQVRLAALVWSPAGSAREHLRIADVRAAELAGLVRRKAVGRVPDAITALQNAVDAAGKAVDEASLREGDSGRGVALRQDLAEVTNDQIVQLASVSREIPTTSPAAQQAIEAAKEALVSAKLRQEQQGGASGQVTPATTSAPPTSSTSGALLPALVTGITTTTVAAGAAQVASSTTVGAREASASNCGERPATPAKRRQWAKCLLAAGQPVDPEDLAAAPEDAEAR
- the cofD gene encoding 2-phospho-L-lactate transferase produces the protein MLVALAGGVGAARFLRGLVRSHPPEAITVVGNTGDDLRLHGLAVSPDLDSVMYTLAGLSDDERGWGLAGETWQVHDALVRLGEPGWFSLGDADIATHLLRTRLLAEGASLSQVTLELCRRLGVPVRLVPMSDDRVETRVEVEGPDGPEDLGFQEYWVARQAADPVRRVRFSGVEHARPAPGVLDAVAAADGIVVCPSNPVVSVAPILAVPGLLEAVQAAPCRKVAVSPIVGGAPVRGMADKLLPAWGVEVSARGVAGLYADLADAFVLDQVDAEQAADVTALGLQAAVAQTVMHTPDDAAALAKTALSLL